One window of the Marmota flaviventris isolate mMarFla1 chromosome 2, mMarFla1.hap1, whole genome shotgun sequence genome contains the following:
- the Hddc3 gene encoding guanosine-3',5'-bis(diphosphate) 3'-pyrophosphohydrolase MESH1 isoform X1: MGSEAAQLLEAADFAARKHKQQRRKDPEGTPYINHPIGGRADPEAPLAAPGGGGVARILTHEAGITDIVVLQAALLHDTVEDTDTTLDEVEMHFGAQVRRLVEEVTDDKTLPKLERKRQQVEQAPHSSPGAKLVKLADKLYNLRDLNRCTPEETGSHRVSKHLTSAEAGFELAILWSQPPKTLGLQVYTTRPGTSFQRTQHLCLWC; this comes from the exons ATGGGCTCTGAAGCAGCGCAGCTGCTGGAGGCTGCAGACTTCGCTGCTCGGAAGCATAAACAGCAGCGTCGGAAGGATCCAGAAGGGACCCCCTACATCAACCACCCCATCGGTGGGCGCGCCGATCCGGAAGCACCCCTAGCGgcgcctgggggtgggg GTGTGGCTCGTATCCTGACCCATGAGGCGGGAATCACTGACATTGTGGTCTTACAG GCGGCCTTGCTTCATGACACAGTGGAAGACACAGACACTACCCTGGATGAGGTGGAGATGCACTTTGGGGCACAGGTGCGGCGCTTGGTGGAGGAGGTAACAGATGACAAGACTCTGCCCAAGTTGGAGAGAAAGCGGCAACAGGTGGAGCAGGCACCTCACAGCAGCCCAGGGGCCAAACTGGTGAAACTGGCAGACAAGCTGTACAATCTGAGGGACCTGAATCGCTGCACCCCTGAGG agacagggtctcaccgagtttcTAAGCACCTCaccagtgctgaggctggctttgaactagcgatcctctggtctcagcctcccaagacactgggtttacaggtgtacaccaccaggCCGGGCAcaag ttttcagcggacacaacatctttgtttgtggtgctga
- the Hddc3 gene encoding guanosine-3',5'-bis(diphosphate) 3'-pyrophosphohydrolase MESH1 isoform X4, translating to MGSEAAQLLEAADFAARKHKQQRRKDPEGTPYINHPIGVARILTHEAGITDIVVLQVRRLVEEVTDDKTLPKLERKRQQVEQAPHSSPGAKLVKLADKLYNLRDLNRCTPEGWSEHRVQEYFEWAAQVVKGLQGTNQQLEEALKQLFKERGLTL from the exons ATGGGCTCTGAAGCAGCGCAGCTGCTGGAGGCTGCAGACTTCGCTGCTCGGAAGCATAAACAGCAGCGTCGGAAGGATCCAGAAGGGACCCCCTACATCAACCACCCCATCG GTGTGGCTCGTATCCTGACCCATGAGGCGGGAATCACTGACATTGTGGTCTTACAG GTGCGGCGCTTGGTGGAGGAGGTAACAGATGACAAGACTCTGCCCAAGTTGGAGAGAAAGCGGCAACAGGTGGAGCAGGCACCTCACAGCAGCCCAGGGGCCAAACTGGTGAAACTGGCAGACAAGCTGTACAATCTGAGGGACCTGAATCGCTGCACCCCTGAGG GATGGTCAGAACATCGCGTCCAGGAATACTTCGAGTGGGCAGCACAGGTGGTGAAGGGGCTTCAGGGAACAAACCAACAACTGGAAGAGGCTCTAAAACAGCTGTTCAAGGAGCGTGGGCTGACACTCTGA
- the Hddc3 gene encoding guanosine-3',5'-bis(diphosphate) 3'-pyrophosphohydrolase MESH1 isoform X2 encodes MGSEAAQLLEAADFAARKHKQQRRKDPEGTPYINHPIGGRADPEAPLAAPGGGGVARILTHEAGITDIVVLQAALLHDTVEDTDTTLDEVEMHFGAQVRRLVEEVTDDKTLPKLERKRQQVEQAPHSSPGAKLVKLADKLYNLRDLNRCTPEGWSEHRVQEYFEWAAQVVKGLQGTNQQLEEALKQLFKERGLTL; translated from the exons ATGGGCTCTGAAGCAGCGCAGCTGCTGGAGGCTGCAGACTTCGCTGCTCGGAAGCATAAACAGCAGCGTCGGAAGGATCCAGAAGGGACCCCCTACATCAACCACCCCATCGGTGGGCGCGCCGATCCGGAAGCACCCCTAGCGgcgcctgggggtgggg GTGTGGCTCGTATCCTGACCCATGAGGCGGGAATCACTGACATTGTGGTCTTACAG GCGGCCTTGCTTCATGACACAGTGGAAGACACAGACACTACCCTGGATGAGGTGGAGATGCACTTTGGGGCACAGGTGCGGCGCTTGGTGGAGGAGGTAACAGATGACAAGACTCTGCCCAAGTTGGAGAGAAAGCGGCAACAGGTGGAGCAGGCACCTCACAGCAGCCCAGGGGCCAAACTGGTGAAACTGGCAGACAAGCTGTACAATCTGAGGGACCTGAATCGCTGCACCCCTGAGG GATGGTCAGAACATCGCGTCCAGGAATACTTCGAGTGGGCAGCACAGGTGGTGAAGGGGCTTCAGGGAACAAACCAACAACTGGAAGAGGCTCTAAAACAGCTGTTCAAGGAGCGTGGGCTGACACTCTGA
- the Hddc3 gene encoding guanosine-3',5'-bis(diphosphate) 3'-pyrophosphohydrolase MESH1 isoform X3: MGSEAAQLLEAADFAARKHKQQRRKDPEGTPYINHPIGVARILTHEAGITDIVVLQAALLHDTVEDTDTTLDEVEMHFGAQVRRLVEEVTDDKTLPKLERKRQQVEQAPHSSPGAKLVKLADKLYNLRDLNRCTPEGWSEHRVQEYFEWAAQVVKGLQGTNQQLEEALKQLFKERGLTL, from the exons ATGGGCTCTGAAGCAGCGCAGCTGCTGGAGGCTGCAGACTTCGCTGCTCGGAAGCATAAACAGCAGCGTCGGAAGGATCCAGAAGGGACCCCCTACATCAACCACCCCATCG GTGTGGCTCGTATCCTGACCCATGAGGCGGGAATCACTGACATTGTGGTCTTACAG GCGGCCTTGCTTCATGACACAGTGGAAGACACAGACACTACCCTGGATGAGGTGGAGATGCACTTTGGGGCACAGGTGCGGCGCTTGGTGGAGGAGGTAACAGATGACAAGACTCTGCCCAAGTTGGAGAGAAAGCGGCAACAGGTGGAGCAGGCACCTCACAGCAGCCCAGGGGCCAAACTGGTGAAACTGGCAGACAAGCTGTACAATCTGAGGGACCTGAATCGCTGCACCCCTGAGG GATGGTCAGAACATCGCGTCCAGGAATACTTCGAGTGGGCAGCACAGGTGGTGAAGGGGCTTCAGGGAACAAACCAACAACTGGAAGAGGCTCTAAAACAGCTGTTCAAGGAGCGTGGGCTGACACTCTGA